The Ornithinimicrobium faecis region TCGCGGGCGCCCTCGGTGCGCTGCAGGGCCTCGCCCACGTGGTGCTCCGGATCCCGTCGTTCATCGTCACCCTCGGTGGCATGAGCATCTTCTCCGCGATCGCGCTGGTGATCTCCGGGGCCGGGCCGATCCGCGTCGTCGACCGGGACGCCACCAACTGGCTCAACCTCTATGTCGGCGGGTTCGTGCCGATGTCCTTCCTGATGGCCCTGATTGTGGTCACCGCCATCTCCCTGGTCCTGAGGTTCACACCGCTGGAGAGCTGGGTGCAGGCGACCGGCTACTCGGAGGCGGCGGCGCGCCTGGCGGGCACGCCGGTGGACCGGGTCAAGGTCCTCGCCTTCACCATCTCGGGCGCCTGCGCTGGCCTGGCCGCCGTGCTGCTGGTGTCGCGCAACTTCAGCGGCAGCCCGACCATGGCCGACAACCTGCTCCTGCCGGCGATCGCCGCGATCGTCGTCGGCGGCACCGCGATCACCGGCGGCCACGGCTCCCTGTGGCGAAGCCTGACTGGCGCCCTCGTCGTGACCCTGCTGCGCGTCGGCCTGCCCATCGTCGGGGTGCCCTCGGCCTGGGAGCAGATCCTCTACGGCGTGATCATCGTCGCCGCCGTCGCCCTGACCCTCGACCGCTCGAAGGTGTTGATCATCAAGTAGCACCGACGAGCGAACCAACCGCACCAGAGCTCCCGGACGGCGATCCGCCACCGACGAGCTCCGCACCACGCCCCGCACTGACCGCACCTCACGGAAGGCCACCCATGTCCCAGAACCCCCAGATCCTGCCCGCCGTCTCAGAGTTCCTGTCCTCGCCCCGGCAACTGCTCATCGACGGTGAGTTCGTCGACGCGGCGGACGGCCAGACCTTCGACACCATCAACCCCGCGACAGAGCGGGTCCTGGTCAGCGTCGCCCGGGCCTCGGTCGTCGACGCCGACCGTGCGGTCTCCGCCGCCCGCAAGGCGTTCGAGGCCGGGTCGCCCTGGTCGATGATGACCCCGCGGGAGCGCTCGCACCTGTTGTGGCGGATCGGTGACCTCGTCGAGGAGCACACCGAGGAGTTCGCGCAGCTCGAGTCCCTCGACAACGGCAAGAGCCTGGCCTCCGCCCGCGGTGACGTCGGTGTGGCCGCAGAGCTGTTCCGCTACTTCGCCGGCTGGGCGACCAAGATCGAGGGCACCACGATCCCGATGTCGGTGCCGGGTCGGGACTTCCACGCCTACACCCGGCGGGAGGCGATCGGTGTGGTCGCCGGGATCGTCCCCTGGAACTTCCCGCTCACGATGGCCGCGTTCAAGGTCATCCCGTCGATCACCGCCGGCAACACCGTCGTCCTCAAGCCAGCCGAACAGACGCCGCTCACGGCCCTGCGCCTCGGGCAGCTCCTGCTCGAGGCGGGTCTGCCCGCCGGCGTGGTCAACGTGCTGCCCGGGTTCGGTGACGCCGGAGCTGCGCTGGTGGACCACGCCGGGGTCGACAAGGTGGCGTTCACCGGCTCGACCGAGGTGGGCAAGCTCATCGCGGCCGGCGCCTCCAAGAACCTCAAGAAGGTTTCCCTCGAGCTCGGGGGCAAGGCGCCGAACATCATCTTCAACGACGCCGACCTCGAGGCGGCCGTTGCAGGTGCCGCCCTCGCCGGCTACTTCAATGAGGGCCAGTGCTGCGTCAACGGCTCCCGGCTCTACGTCCAGCGCGGCGTCTTCGACGAGGTCATCGCCGGGGTGGCCGAGGCCGCCAAGGCGATCCGGGTTGGCGACGCCTTCGACCCAGCCACCACGATGGGTCCGCTCGTGTCGCAGGAGCAGCACGAGAAGGTCATGGGCTACGTCCGGGGCGCGGTGGCCGACGGCGCGACGCTCACCACCGGCAGCGCGGACCGTGCTGCCGAGCAGGGCTACTTCTTCTCTCCGACGCTGATCACGGACGTCACCGAGGACATGGCCGTCCAGACCGACGAGATCTTCGGCCCGGTCATCACCGCCATCCCCTTCGACACCGAGGACGAGGTGGTCGCCGCGGCCAACAACACCGTCTACGGCCTGGCCGCGGGAATCTGGTCCAAGGACATCGGCACCGCCCACCGGGTCGGCAGCAAGCTGCGGGCCGGCACCGTGTGGCTCAACACCTGGCACGCCGATGACGTCACCCTGCCTCGCGGTGGCTTCAAGCAGTCCGGCTGGGGTCGGGAGCTCGGCGCGTTCGGGCTGGACGACTACACCGAGCTCAAGACCGTCATCGCCGAGCTCCGGTGAGCGCCCTCGTGAGTGAGTCGGCACGACTGAGCCCGACCGCCGTGCTCGGCGGTCACCGGGTCGTGCCCGTCGTCGTCCTGGACGACGTGGGTGCCGCCCCGGCGCTCAGCGAGGCCCTGCTGGCCGGAGGGCTGCCGGTCGCCGAGGTCACCTTCCGCACGCCAGCGGCTGCCGCCGTGCTCCGGCGGCTGGCCGACCGGACGGACCTCGTCGTCGGAGCTGGCACCGTGCTGACTGTCGCCCACGTCGACGAGGCTGTCCAGGCCGGGGCCCGCTTCATCGTCTCGCCCGGCCTGAGCGCGGCGGTCGTGCGGCGCTGCGTCGACCTCGGCGTGCCGGTGCTCCCGGGCGTCGCGACAGCCAGCGAAGTGATGCAGGCGCTGGACCTCGGCCTCGACACCGTGAAGTTCTTCCCGGCCGAGGCCAACGGTGGGCTGACCGCGGTCAAGGCTCTCGCGGCCGCCTTCCCGCAGGTGCGTTTCGTGCCCACCGGCGGCATCACCGTCGACTCCGCGCCGACCTACCTCGCCCACCCCGCGGTGGCTGCGGTGGGCGGCAGTTGGATGGTGGCCGCCGACCTGCTCGCCTCGGGCCGGTGGGACGAGGTGGCCGGGCGGTGCGTTGCTGCCACCAGCCTGTATGCCGTGTCGCCGGGTGATCCCGGCGCTGCCAGTGATGCCGGGGGCCCGGTGGAAGGAGTGGGCTCGTGATCCAGACACGTCCGGAGCAGGAGTGTGAGTTCGACATCGTCGCGCTCGGCGAAGTCATGCTGCGGCTCGACCCCGGTGAGACGCGCATCCGCACCGCTCGGCGGTTCGAGGCCTGGGAGGGTGGTGGGGAGTACAACGTCGCCCGCGGCATGCGGAAGGTCTTCGGCAAGCGCGCTGCCGTGGCGACCGCCCTGGCTGACAACGAGATCGGGCACCTGGTCGAGAACCTCATCATGCAGGGCGGCGTGGACACCTCCCTGATCCGGTGGCAGGCCTTTGACGGCATCGGGCGCACCGTGCGCAACGGGCTGAACTTCACCGAGCGCGGGTTCGGCGTCCGCGGGGCTGTCGGTGTCTCCGACCGAGCCAACACCGCGATCGCCCAGCTGGCGCCGGGCACTGTCGACTGGGACGACCTGTTCGGTCGCCGAGGGGTGCGCTGGCTGCACACCGGCGGCATCTACGCAGCTCTCTCGGAGAGCGCGGCGGCGGTGGCGGAGGAGGCGATGGCTGCCGCCCAGCGGCACGGCACCGTGGTCTCCTTCGACCTCAACTACCGTCCCAGCCTCTGGGCCGGGATCGGTGGGCCGGACGTCGCCCGGGACGTCAACACCCGGTTGGCCTCCCACGTCGATGTGATGATCGGCAACGAGGAGGACTTCACCGCAGCCCTCGGCTTT contains the following coding sequences:
- a CDS encoding ABC transporter permease, producing the protein MTTPLLPRPTAESVADGATAGQRLTSLMPVIALVTLLAALVIADPDFSTVRSLTAVVRTAAPLMVLAAGATLVVLCGGIDLSIAAMCSLSTVFFALWLPNLGGVTILVVIAVAGALGALQGLAHVVLRIPSFIVTLGGMSIFSAIALVISGAGPIRVVDRDATNWLNLYVGGFVPMSFLMALIVVTAISLVLRFTPLESWVQATGYSEAAARLAGTPVDRVKVLAFTISGACAGLAAVLLVSRNFSGSPTMADNLLLPAIAAIVVGGTAITGGHGSLWRSLTGALVVTLLRVGLPIVGVPSAWEQILYGVIIVAAVALTLDRSKVLIIK
- the eda gene encoding bifunctional 4-hydroxy-2-oxoglutarate aldolase/2-dehydro-3-deoxy-phosphogluconate aldolase; this encodes MSALVSESARLSPTAVLGGHRVVPVVVLDDVGAAPALSEALLAGGLPVAEVTFRTPAAAAVLRRLADRTDLVVGAGTVLTVAHVDEAVQAGARFIVSPGLSAAVVRRCVDLGVPVLPGVATASEVMQALDLGLDTVKFFPAEANGGLTAVKALAAAFPQVRFVPTGGITVDSAPTYLAHPAVAAVGGSWMVAADLLASGRWDEVAGRCVAATSLYAVSPGDPGAASDAGGPVEGVGS
- a CDS encoding aldehyde dehydrogenase family protein; the encoded protein is MSQNPQILPAVSEFLSSPRQLLIDGEFVDAADGQTFDTINPATERVLVSVARASVVDADRAVSAARKAFEAGSPWSMMTPRERSHLLWRIGDLVEEHTEEFAQLESLDNGKSLASARGDVGVAAELFRYFAGWATKIEGTTIPMSVPGRDFHAYTRREAIGVVAGIVPWNFPLTMAAFKVIPSITAGNTVVLKPAEQTPLTALRLGQLLLEAGLPAGVVNVLPGFGDAGAALVDHAGVDKVAFTGSTEVGKLIAAGASKNLKKVSLELGGKAPNIIFNDADLEAAVAGAALAGYFNEGQCCVNGSRLYVQRGVFDEVIAGVAEAAKAIRVGDAFDPATTMGPLVSQEQHEKVMGYVRGAVADGATLTTGSADRAAEQGYFFSPTLITDVTEDMAVQTDEIFGPVITAIPFDTEDEVVAAANNTVYGLAAGIWSKDIGTAHRVGSKLRAGTVWLNTWHADDVTLPRGGFKQSGWGRELGAFGLDDYTELKTVIAELR
- a CDS encoding sugar kinase — its product is MIQTRPEQECEFDIVALGEVMLRLDPGETRIRTARRFEAWEGGGEYNVARGMRKVFGKRAAVATALADNEIGHLVENLIMQGGVDTSLIRWQAFDGIGRTVRNGLNFTERGFGVRGAVGVSDRANTAIAQLAPGTVDWDDLFGRRGVRWLHTGGIYAALSESAAAVAEEAMAAAQRHGTVVSFDLNYRPSLWAGIGGPDVARDVNTRLASHVDVMIGNEEDFTAALGFEVSDVDEHLSTLPMDSFEAMVGAVAQQMPWFKVIATTLRTVHTASDNDWQAIAWSPETGVLASAPREHLAIHDRVGGGDGFASGLVYGLLEGEPLQQCLEFGAAHGALAMTTPGDTSMATVQEVRALASGGSARVRR